The genome window TGCTTCAGGAGCTAGAGCGGTTTTGGCTCTCGATTATGCGGTTGCCGACCGATACAAGCCTCGACTGAAACCACTGCGTATTCAGCGCGTCTCGAAGAGCACATCTCGTGTAGAAGCCTTCCCGAACCGAAACCCCACATCGACGCAAGCGCCTCCAGAATACCCGGATTTGCGGGACAGATACACGCCGTCGGTACCGCGGCGACGGAACGAGATACCGGCCCAGTACCAATCAGTTAGCGAACCATACATTAATTACAATTTATGAGAACATCTTACGAGAAAACGTATGCAGGAGCGAAAACACGAGGGGCGAGAGGACATCGGGAAGTTCGATCCTGCGGTATCTGACGAGCAGTGTACCGTTTGCGGTACGACTGAGCAGATACGAGTCCACCACATCGATGGCGTAGAGGCGAACACGGAGGCAGAGAACTGCGTTCCGATGTGTGAGGTCTGTCACCAGCGAATTCACACCGATTCTCGGGGTTCGGAGACGTGGATGCAATACGACGTTGCCGTTCCTGACGACGTTGCCGCCTCGGTCGACCGAGAGTTCGTCCGTCTCGTCTGCGAGTGCAACCAGGTACTCGGATGGCGTCCGGACAAACATCGGCATTACCTTCCGCTCGTCGTCGTCGACGGAGTTTCGGGCGTCGAACAAATGGACGCAGACGACTTCTACGAGCGTCTCGACGAGCGTGGTCTCCTACAGTGACTGAACTCGACTATCTAAATTCAGAATAGTCAGAGAGCTACTCACGACTTCGGATTGGAGCAGCGCACCGTCTCCGAGGGACTTTCAGAGACAGTACACTCGTCTTCGTCCGGAAACAGCACTGCAAATCCTGTGTGTACGTCTGTAGATGGTCTATAGCATCCGCCCGTCGAGTGCGAAGGAATCTCTTGCATGTGCGTACGGCTATTTCTGGCCTCGAACGGCTCTACATCGGTTTTCAAAGCTCCTCGGGAGTACTCCCGTTCGCCGTCGTCGTCGACCACAGACACCGATACTCTCAAAACAGAATTTTCCATACGTTCGGGCTCTCGACGTCGATTTCATGGAAGAACGGCTATCCTGGATTCGTAGCGTCGACGACGGTTTATTAACATCTAAACGCCCTTCTCAGTCGCACTCTAGCGCAGAATCGATGATGGACACAGTCTAAAGAGTCGAACAACAGGAGATTCTATCACTAATGCTAGAATGCAATATAGGCGTACAAATCCATCACGTCTGTCGATTTCGACCGTAATCAATCTACCACTCCGAGGACCTGATTCGGTTATTAACTGTCGCGCTATATCGCGCGGAGAGCCGCCCTCACGTGGGAGTAGCGGTTTTCGGGTTTACTGCCCCCCGTCTACGCACGATGGCTTCACTACGAGTCCGATATACATTCGAAAAGTCGGGGACTGATTGCGGATTTTCTTCACCTGTACGGATGGTAGTATCTCGATGACTACCCCTTTTAGAGCCTTCTTTTGGCGTTTTCGCCATGATTGGTGCAGTGTATCGGCCGATATCGAGTACCGAGTTGAGGAGACACCTCGTGAGAGACAACGGGGAGGTGTTTGCCAAACTGAGACTCAAACAGCATAGATGGTAAATCAGCGCTCCGTATCGGGATTTGCATCGAATATTGCGCTCTAGTCCACTACAGTGAACACGCCAGCGTATTCGGGAACTCGAAAGCAAAACGGATATGCTAGAAAGCGCAATTTTCCTCAAAAATGAGTCCGCTCTATATCGCCTCCCTCATCGCCCTCTGGGTATCGACGCTCTCGTTCATGTGGCTGGTTTCCTACCTCTGGATGCACAAAGCACCGGTCGTTCGCTGAGAAGGAGTTAATCTACGAGCGTATGCTCTGCTATGGATCTATAGCTGTAGTGGCAAGGATCTCGAAGGCTCGCCGGTCTCAGAAGGGAGCGCGCCCCCAGTTGTGCACTCTCTAGTTACGCTTCGACCATCCGGTGTCGGTCTTCCCACGAACGCCGCTCGCGAATCGCCTCTCTACCTTTCTCGGTAACCGCGTAGTAGTTCGTTCGACGATCTATCGGCCCTTTCTCCACGTACCCCTTGTTGACGAGGGTGTCGAGGTTCGGGTAGAGTCGCCCGTGGTTGATCTCACCGTCGACGTACTGTTCTAGCTCTTTTTTGACCTCTTGTCCTGACGGTTTGTCGAACCCAGAAATCACGTACATGAGGTCTCTCTGGAAGCCACTCAAGTCGTGCATATGATATACTCCACAAATTTGCATATAATGGTTCGCAGTGTCACTTATGCTGACAACTCTGAACGAACTCTCGGCGTCTGGACGGTCGACATTATCGTCGGTCGGTGAATCGAAAGCACGAGATCGGCGGGCAGACGTTCGTCGAACGCTACTCGGCGCTCGAATACAGCCACGGGTGAGACGTCTCGGCTCACTCGTTTAAGGAGCGTTCTCATAATCGGACATCGTGTGCTTCGTGCGCTCTATTTGTCGTTTTCGCGGATCACTCGTTGTCTATTGCCGTTCATACTCAGTCATGTTCACCGCAAGAGGACAGACGGTGGTGACGAGAATTCTCTCTAGGAGGTATCGAGAAGGAAACGTAGAATGGGTCAAAATGAACCCATGCGCCCGAAAGTGGCTTGTAGAGTCGATATAAGCCGTGTTTAGATAAGAGAAAGAGAATGAGGTCTCTGGGGATTCGTCTAGTAATCACTTTCAATTCTCATAATCGGTCGCCGTCTATCGGTTTTGTATCTTAGAGGTTGTGGTTCGTTCGAGAACGGGCCAGCTCGAACACGAAAACTGCTGTGAGGGGCTCCGAAACACCGATTCGTGGCGAATGGACACACATCTTGTCTGCTCATCGCTGGCTTCATACTCTCACCTCGAACGGTGGATAGACGGTCTCTTGCGGGTTGTGAGGCCGATTATGAAACTTCGATTGATTCGTTTCGCTGCTCGAGAGGTGGTGTGGACTGTTCTAACCGGATGGGACTGATTATGAATCGAGGTGTTCAAATCCGCTGACTCGTTCACCTGTTTCACACAGATGCAAGGAGGAAGCCCACGACTTCAGTCGTGGGTCACTGACCCGCTCGGGACGTTACTTGCATATTGTTTCAGCCGCCATACACTCATCGTCAGAGACGACTGAGTAGCAAACTCAGAACCCACTTCGATTGCTCTGTTGAAACCCTCGGAACGTGACAGGAATAACGTGCTGAATACAGAGCGCAAATGCACCAACTCCGACCCCTTTGCCGAGACGCTGGTGAAAATTGAAAATGGATTGTCACACCGCAGATTTCAAGCGAACGTTCTTGAATGCAGTATCATGAACAAACTGGACTCGGAAAGCAAGTTCGATTACGACGTACTCGTCGTCGGTGTTGGAGGGATGGGAAGCGCCGCAACGCACCACCTCGCCGCACGAGGGGTTGACGTCCTCGGGCTCGAACGATACGACATTCCACACACGATGGGGTCGTCACACGGTGTGACCCGAATCATCCGAAAAGCGTACCACGAGCATCCTGACTATGTACCGCTACTCAACCGGGCATACGAACTCTGGGACGATCTCGAAGCACAACACGACCAAGCATTGCTCTACACACATGGGTCACTCGCTCTCGGCCGGCCCGATTCAGAGACCGTCACTGGTGCCCAAGAGGCCTGCCAGACCCACAGTCTCGAATACGAACGGTTGGATGCAGCCCAAATCAACGAGCGATTCTCGGGATTCGACCTTCCAGATGATTTCGTGGGAGTCTACCAACCGGAGGGTGGCTTTCTGTGGTCAGAGCAGTGCATCGTCGCTCAAGTCAACGCGACCCATCGCGAGGGCGGGACAATCCACGCTCGCGAGCGAGTGACTGAGTGGGAAGCCACCGATGAGTCGGTACGCGTCGTAACGGACCGAGATACCTACACAGCCGAGAAGTTGGTTATTGCTGCAGGAGCGTGGGCGGCAAAAGTGCTGCCTGAACTCGCTAACGTACTTCAGCCACAGCGGCAAGTGCTGGGCTGGTTCCAGCCAGCGGCTCCCGTAAACTTCCGGCCCGAGTCGATGCCAGTCTACGTCGTCGAACACGACGAGGATGACCTCTATTACGGCTTCCCGCAGTTCAACGTACCAGGCGTAAAAGTCGGGAAACACTATCACTTCAGAGAAGACGTCGACCCAGACGAGATGGCACGCGAGCCTCGAAACGAGGACGAAGTCGTCCTCCGAGAGTGGTTGGATCACGGCCTTCCGACTGCAAATGGGCCACCGATGGCGCTGTCGACCTGCTTGTACACGAACACGCCCGATAAGGAATTCATAATCGACCACCACCCTACGTATGACAACGTCGTCATAGCCTGTGGGTTCAGTGGACACGGATTCAAATTCTCGAGTGTTGTCGGAGAGATTCTTGCCGACTTAGCAATCAACGGCGAGACCGACCATCCGATAGAGCGCTTCGCGGCCGACCGATTTTGAACCAAGTATCCAGACAGATTGCTTAGGATTAGTCAGCTCATTCTGACAGCAAACGAGGTGGTGGTAGTGTGCGCTTGCTGCATACACCCTCTGGGCCTTGTTTAGACGCGGTGCAGTTCGTCCTCTACGACCTTTTGTTAACCAACAAAATAGGGGTGAGCGTCACTCACAAATGGATTCCGTTCACCCAACAGAGCCACCAACTGCCGCTATCTAGGGCGTCTAAACCAGGCTCACCCTCTGTATTCAACACGCCCTCAACAAACTATCACTGATTGAGGATTTCAACAGAACCTACTTCGATTGCTCTCTGGTAACTGGTCGCGCAACCACTCGACCGGATACATCGCTGTCAACCCGGGTGTCTCGATGCGGAACTGCTGTGGTGGGGTCGTATTCGCATAGGTTTTCTCGACGCGCGGGTCGCCCTCGAGCGGGTCGTTGAGCGCTTGCAGTACTGCGTGGCCTGCAGATTGAGTCATGACGACCCAGATGGCGTCGTCAACGTTGCAGTCGGCGATCTTATCGAAATCTTCGGGGACGGCACGGCGAATGTCGTGATTCACCCGCTCGGCTTCGACGGCAACGACGATAGTGCCATCAGCATCGAGGCCTGCGATGTCGAGACGACGGCGGTCATCGATATCGTAGTACGGAATCACGTCGACGACCGGCGACTCTGGGTCTTCGAGGTACGCTTCGACGAGGTACTGTCGGGCCACCTCGATGGCGAGGACGTGCTGGCTCGACTCTTCGAGGTCACCTGCACCGTGGCCGTAGTCGACGCCTTGACGGTAGCTTTCCCCAATTTCGCTTCGACCATCGGGCGTTACCGAGTAGAGACGGTGTGGGTGGTCGGTATCGTGTCGAAGCAGTCCGTCGTCGATGAGACTCTCGACGGCCGCTGACTCGATTCCAACGTATTCCTGTAAGCGGAGCATCGAATCGTGTAACAGATTGTATTCGAGTGGGGTATATCGAAGTTGCTGGGCATTATACACAGCCTGGAGGAACAGCAGCTGTGTATCCGTATACCCTGAGACAGCCCGCTCTTCAGGAGTGAGCTTGAGGTTTATCTCGCAGATCGGCACGTCATCGCGGTCGATGTCTCGAAGTGAGAAACAGCACGCAATGGCGCGCTGCATGCCCTCGATGGTCGGGTCGTAGCGATTGTAACAGTCCGTACAGAAAAGCGCATGAATGGAGTCACTGTAGCGAACCGTCGGCGGCATCCGATTTGTGTACGGAAGCGCAGAGTCGACTCGCTGCTGTGGGAGCGATGAGTCATCATCTGAGGCAGCTGTCTCTGTCTTTGTATCTGAGTCTATATCCGTCTCATTCGATGTCTCCGCACCGCCTTCATCGGATGTGGCCGTACTCGGGAGGGTAAGCGTCAGTCCGTAGTCGGCTATCGTTCGTTCACGACATCGTGTCAGTGCACCTTCGAACGCCTCCTGTTGGGCGGCCGTAAAGGGGTGGTCGCCTGACGGATCACCGGGCGGCAACGCAGCTGATTTGACGAGAAATGGACGCGGCTCCGGATGGTCGAAACCAGCCGGGAGGCGGACGAGCCACTGTCCACGGCGGAGTGCTCGTAACCGATTGCCGATTGCCTGCGCATCCATATCGTCGGTGGCGAGTCTCTCAGCGAGACGGCGGTCAACGGGGACGTTGCCCGTGATGAACGTCGAAATATTGTTCAACACCTCGTCGTAGACGTCGTCGCCGTACGCACGGAGTTGGGCGGGAAATTGCATCGACAGCGTTAGCGAACAGCCGAAGCTACGAGATTGGGCGAGTAACTGTTTGAGCAAGTCGGAGACGGCGACGCTCGCAGCCTCCTCGATATAGACGTTGACGAGCGGGAGTTCACCATCCGGTGTGCGCTTCGAGCGACGACGAAGCGCAGTCCACAGATTCGAGAGGATGACGAGTGTGAGGACGCGCTGTGCCTCACTGCGGAGGTCGCCCGTATCGAAGATGATGACGACGTCGTCGTTCAAATAGCGAGCGAGGTCGAAAACGGGCGTGTCTGGGTCGTCTACGGCAACGTGATTGAAGATGCGCGCGAGACGCCGGTCAAGCGGGATTTTCTCGATTCGATTCGCCACGCCTTGCATAATCTCGTCGAACGACCGTGCGCGATTCGCAACGACGCCCGCGAGCATCCGTTCGAGATCGGCGTCGGAGACCGCAGGAGCCACTTGGCGTTCGTGCATCTGTCGGACTGCCGTGTGGAGGTCGCGGTGTGAAAAAGCGTCGTGCCCACTGACGGGATCGAACATCGCCTTTGTGAGATAGCGGATGATATCGGGCGAGCGAACGGCTTGCTCGAAGCGGTCTGTTCCCATGATTTGAGAGAGAATTTCGATGTAGTGGTCGACCGTATCCTCGACGGCCGTCGTCCGAGAGACGCCTGCGTCGACTTCATCGCGAATGTCGAAAAATGAGAACGCAGGCAGTACCTCCGCGCAATCGAAGTAGATGACGTTATCGAGCGTGCCGAATCTCGCGAAATGTGCTGTCAGGTAATCGACTGCCATCCCGTCGCCTTTCGGTTCGATGATGATGTCTGCGCCTGACGTGGCGGTGTGATTGTGCAAGATGGCGTTGTTCGCACTCGTCGTCTTGCCTGCGCCAGTTTTGCCGAACCACCCAACGTGTAACGACTGCAGACTCGGTGGGAGCGTGAGCGGTTCGGTCGCTTTATTCCCATCCTGGGTAAGTGGCGTTCCGAGAAGCAAACCCTGTCCGCGATAGCGTGCGAGCAGCTCTTTCGGTGGCTGTGCCAACGGCGTCCGTTCGCCAGGCGTCGGGGCAACAGCACGCACCCCGGCTGCGGTGAGCGCGTTGGCATCGACGGCGAAGAAGTTCGCAACC of Haloprofundus halophilus contains these proteins:
- a CDS encoding PadR family transcriptional regulator, with the translated sequence MHDLSGFQRDLMYVISGFDKPSGQEVKKELEQYVDGEINHGRLYPNLDTLVNKGYVEKGPIDRRTNYYAVTEKGREAIRERRSWEDRHRMVEA
- the solA gene encoding N-methyl-L-tryptophan oxidase → MNKLDSESKFDYDVLVVGVGGMGSAATHHLAARGVDVLGLERYDIPHTMGSSHGVTRIIRKAYHEHPDYVPLLNRAYELWDDLEAQHDQALLYTHGSLALGRPDSETVTGAQEACQTHSLEYERLDAAQINERFSGFDLPDDFVGVYQPEGGFLWSEQCIVAQVNATHREGGTIHARERVTEWEATDESVRVVTDRDTYTAEKLVIAAGAWAAKVLPELANVLQPQRQVLGWFQPAAPVNFRPESMPVYVVEHDEDDLYYGFPQFNVPGVKVGKHYHFREDVDPDEMAREPRNEDEVVLREWLDHGLPTANGPPMALSTCLYTNTPDKEFIIDHHPTYDNVVIACGFSGHGFKFSSVVGEILADLAINGETDHPIERFAADRF
- a CDS encoding ATP-binding protein; the protein is MADDTDLPVPLEQARTYIRVRPADESLNPETVATHVRRLHQLPQQRHSAGIKLFNRPSPPTIECLLISEGADEASLTYLFGVDEPEATDTLERVLRGLFPDSYELTRTTRTTEEIRAREFNPGSTDETNDASDTIAAVEYEGCVERPQDWQTRLTPFSEFEASESNQSQSQSKTHTRIPLAAIIETMAASDCSIIYQTLLRPKPDWTAAADVRRKALETSQDTLGGKLSTAVFGPPDDDLPIPHSDEARLDELAVRETHRSFDVNARIAILAHGEDTGTAATAIAHELASAFAPVGRTSYELTGRVRRGHEASHLLTAICERTFYAPTYTQFSNRLPWRTPQSRAIVADATEVANFFAVDANALTAAGVRAVAPTPGERTPLAQPPKELLARYRGQGLLLGTPLTQDGNKATEPLTLPPSLQSLHVGWFGKTGAGKTTSANNAILHNHTATSGADIIIEPKGDGMAVDYLTAHFARFGTLDNVIYFDCAEVLPAFSFFDIRDEVDAGVSRTTAVEDTVDHYIEILSQIMGTDRFEQAVRSPDIIRYLTKAMFDPVSGHDAFSHRDLHTAVRQMHERQVAPAVSDADLERMLAGVVANRARSFDEIMQGVANRIEKIPLDRRLARIFNHVAVDDPDTPVFDLARYLNDDVVIIFDTGDLRSEAQRVLTLVILSNLWTALRRRSKRTPDGELPLVNVYIEEAASVAVSDLLKQLLAQSRSFGCSLTLSMQFPAQLRAYGDDVYDEVLNNISTFITGNVPVDRRLAERLATDDMDAQAIGNRLRALRRGQWLVRLPAGFDHPEPRPFLVKSAALPPGDPSGDHPFTAAQQEAFEGALTRCRERTIADYGLTLTLPSTATSDEGGAETSNETDIDSDTKTETAASDDDSSLPQQRVDSALPYTNRMPPTVRYSDSIHALFCTDCYNRYDPTIEGMQRAIACCFSLRDIDRDDVPICEINLKLTPEERAVSGYTDTQLLFLQAVYNAQQLRYTPLEYNLLHDSMLRLQEYVGIESAAVESLIDDGLLRHDTDHPHRLYSVTPDGRSEIGESYRQGVDYGHGAGDLEESSQHVLAIEVARQYLVEAYLEDPESPVVDVIPYYDIDDRRRLDIAGLDADGTIVVAVEAERVNHDIRRAVPEDFDKIADCNVDDAIWVVMTQSAGHAVLQALNDPLEGDPRVEKTYANTTPPQQFRIETPGLTAMYPVEWLRDQLPESNRSRFC